In Zingiber officinale cultivar Zhangliang chromosome 1A, Zo_v1.1, whole genome shotgun sequence, the DNA window GGTGTAGATGAAGATATTGAGACAAATATTGAAGATGTCAGAGAACTATAGAAAGaaaaatttgtattagatgaagaagaggaagatgatgctatgaattttgagtttgaatctgATACAGAAGAAGTGTTGAAGAAATATGTAGATGAACTATAAGAAGAATTAGGGATATAGAAGATTATATGAGTTATGTTGTGACTTGTGAGAAAACTTTTGTTGTTTTGTATGACTTGTCTGTTCCAGACTTTCAGTTTGTAGTTCGTACTTTGGTCTTTTAGTTTGTATATTTTACTATTTCGGTATTTCTATTTATCTATTGGGATCAAATTATGTATCAATTTCAGGATTATGCATTGTCGCAAAATCATGCCGaattgatcgattcagcaagaTTCTGCGACAAACAAAATCTTGCCGAATCGATCACATGATCGATTCGAAAGTATTATGCGAGTCTGCGACAAACAGAACCCTTTCGaatagctgatcgattcaacatggTTCTATTTGTTGGGAAAACTTAActgaatcaatcaactgatcaattTGGTAGGCTCCCCCAAAACAAGGTGGTGCCTAGGCACCCAGGCGCTAGGTGGTGGGCAACCGTCCGTCTACCGCCTAGCACCTTTTTAAATACTGATGTGAATATCAACTCGACTATATCTATGAGGTAGATCCTTCCTTAAACGttagattattattttaataaaaatttatacatatttagaaaaaatattagctaaaaaagaatatatacttttaaaaaattagagGCGTATAAAAAGTTGAttgttattttaataaaaatttatacatatttagaaaaaatattagctaaaaaagaatatatacttttaaaaaattagagGCGTATAAAAAGTTGAttgttattttaataaaaatttatacatatttaaagaatttatacttttaaaaaagaaaaatgatttAGAAAGAAAAATTGTAAGAAACAATGATGAGTCCataaaaataaaagcaaaaatagtgaactataaatttatatatttattctttatttttttttaaattttttttccctttataTATCATTACTCTTAACAAAATCAGAgatatataaaaaatttcaatttacAAGGGAATCTAAAACGTCGAAAAAAGATGCCTCATTGTTTTTTTTGAAAAGTCAATAGATAATTTTATCCCAaaaatattctttattataatattattggtaCCAATTACAATATCAAAAACTGACAATctcattttaattaaaattattatacatagaatattctttttaattgaattaaaattattcaaatattattaaaattattttaaaattagataGCTGCTACACAATTATAATTAcaccttaaattttaaaattttaaatcctaaattatgtattcattatattaaaatattctttataaattatttaaattttattcaaattatcttaaattaattaaaattattttaaaattcttgtaCCTACGCTACTATAATAATGCTGTATTAATTATTAGATGTTGACGTTGTGACATCTACAATAATATTGAAAGTAAAAAATAGTCTTATAATAGCtgataaaagtatttttgagataaaatattatatatatttatttgttatttaATTTAAGGCAATAGAGACGTTTTATTTATACAAACTATGGGACGCAAGTGAGAAATAATATGACGttgtatttaactaattaatttaaaatcattctaaaatttttaattatgaactataaaatagtattttctttaatttctagacacattttgaaaaaataaagaatatatataatgtgaatatttttttactaaataACTTTAAACCCCCCTATGTTTTTCTTCCAAAAGTAGTTTGCCCCcctatatttaaaaaatgacaCTTAGTCCCCCTATGttttaaataaaaaaggaaaaaaataataaatgatcAAAATAACCCTTACTTTGCTATTTAAATATTAAACTATGGCTaaataactttaaaccctttttatttttcatctAAAAGTAGTTTCcccatatatataaaaaatgacacttagccccctatgttttaaagaaaaaaagaaaaaaaaatagtaaataatCAAAATAACTCCTTTACTATTCTAaatgttaaaattattctaactGAAACATCCTTATTCAACGTAACCTTAGATTTTTAgacaaaaagaaaagtaaaaaataaaaaatctcacaTAATCGTTGAAAGCTTAATCTTAACCAAACCTGATTGATATATAGGTCAAAAATTTCACTTGTTCTTAAAAAAATTCTCACAAAATTTATACGTACACCAGTATAAACAATAGATAAGCAACGACtctaaaaaaaataactattcaaaaactcattccaccacccttaccaaataaaaaaaaccaaaattttaaattaatgaaCCAAAATCAAATAAAGATGGAATAAAGttcataattaaaaatctctttCTTATTATCAAATGTGACATACAATAAAGCAGCAATGAAGTGTTGGTGTGACAAAATTGTACCAATACAAAAATAAGGGTAACCTCAGATTTCTAGaaacaaaagaaatataaaaataaaaaatctgggATGGAAAAGGAAAATGGCTTAAAGTTATTTAGCCATAATTTTAACACTTAAATAAAAGTAAGGGTTATTTTgatcatttattattttttttcttttttctttaaaatatagGGGATTAAGtgtcattttttaaatataggggggcaaactgtttttggatggaaaACACCGGgggttgaaaattatttttttttaaaaaggaacTTTAATTAGACACAACAGCGACAAAAAATGGTCCAAAATCAATCTTAAAATCGTTAGAAATCCGGAGCTCACGCCGACACATGATAAACGATCGACTCTCCTCTACCCTATCAAAGTACCCAATGTTTTGATTGGCGGTGCTTGACCGTTAGCTGTACAGGTAGTCAGTCGAAAAGTGGGAGAAGGGAAGATGATCAGTGGCTGCCTATTTTGCCGGTAACGACAACTTATCGCTATTCCTGACGAGTTTGCTGCTGGTGAGTACACGCGTGGTTTTGTGAGAGCGAAAGGGAGGGTAGCGTTTGGGTTTTTGTTCTTATGCTGATCTCACTCTTCCGCCGGCGCCAAATCTCTTGTCCTTGATCGGCAAAGCCCTTTCCCGAAACCCTAGCCGACATGGCGGCCGACGAAGTCGACCCTGCAGTGTGGAAGGCCTGCGCCGGCACTGCCCCTCGCGTCCCCGCCGTGGGATCTCGCGTCTATTACTTCCCCCATGGCCATGCCGAGCAAGCCGCGTCGCCACCTGATGTCCTCGAAGCCATCCCCTCCATGATCCTCTGTTGCGTGACAGCAGTCCACCTCCTCGCCGATCACGACACTGACGAGGTCTTCGCCCGTATCCAGCTCGACCCCTGCTTCCACCTACTCTTTTCGCAGGCTCCGAAGGAGGGTCTTCCCTCCTCACAGGAGGAAGATGGCGTCTTCCTGTCGTTTTCCAAGATCCTGACCGCCAGCGACGCGAACAATGGGGGTGGCTTCTCGGTTCCGCGATTCTGCGCTGAGACCCTCCTTCCCCCGCTCGATTACGAGAAGCGTCCACCGTCGCAAACTATCTACGTGCGTGACCTGCACGGGAATTCCTGGAGCTTCCGGCACATCTACCGCGGGACGCCGCGGCGTCATCTCCTGACCACGGGATGGAGTACGTTCGTTAACGAGAAGAGACTTGTTACAGGTGATTCGGTTGTTTTCATGAAAAAATTGTCGGGACAGCTCCTTGTCGGTATCCGCCGCACCAGCCAGTCTCGCGGCACCACAGAGTATTCGCCTTATAATCCAAAAGCAACATCGTGGAAGATAGAGAAACATACCGCGGAGAAGGTACTCCCTAAAAATGCTAGGGGTGAAGTTCTGGCCTCGTCCGTGGCGGAGATAGGCAGATTGGCTGGGAGGGGCATGCCTTTTGAGGTCCTGTACTATCCTAAGTCTGGCTATCCGAACTTCGTAGTGGCGGCGGAGGCTGTTGATACCGCGATAAAGCTGCATTGGACCATTGGATCGAGAGTTAAGATGTCAGTGGAATCGGAGGATTCAGCGAGGATGACTTGGTTTCAGGGCACCATTTCCAAAGTGACACAGGGTTCACCATGGCGAATGCTTCAGGTGCTTCACTTTCTTAAtctctttatatatatttttttcgttCTTTCGTTTTGATGATCAGATGCGGCTCTAGACTTGAAATCAGATTTAAGTGTTCGTTTGTCATTTTGGTATTGATGGAGCTATTGATATATCGTTCTTTAATTTTGAAGTGTTGAAATTTATAAATTAGAATCCTCTTATCATTCTTGGAATTTCGTTAAGGAAGAAGCGCCCAAGAacaagttttgatttttttttcctgaaGGGAGTTGAAATGATTTGTTTAATCTAGTTGAGGCGCAGAAGTCTCCATGCGGTCATGTAAGAGAATATTTGAGAATCTTTGCTGGGCTTGGTTTCAGAGCTTTAAGTTAATAAATTACAGTCAAATGCAAGAAGATGTTTAGCAATACCATCTGCCTGAATTCCCATTGCGAAGGATGTGATTTACTTGTACATGTCACTACTTGTTTAGGATCTCTATAAGTGTAAAGATCTCCGAGTCAATGGGCTGGTAGAAAGAATTAGGAACATGCTTTTTGTTTAGTAGCTGTGAAGCAAACAGTGAGTCAGTTTCGTCTGTCATTCATTAATCATAAAGAAAAGCGATCCCTCTTTTATGCTCAATACatcttcctagagaggggaaggTTGCCAATAAGTGGGAATAACCTCTGGGACATTGACCCATTTGATCTCTTATTATCCCTCCAGTGTTTGCAAGTCCCTTGATGATCTTCATGTTGCATCCAGAGTTCAGCCTCCATGTTCCAAGCTGAGCCAACAACATGAACTTGTGGCCGTAAGGTTAATGAAATAGTCTAGATGTCAGTTATTTCAGGAGCTATTATGTGGCAGTATGGGGACATTTAAAATTATGAGTCaggtactgttttgtttctacaaTGTCAAAGGAAAGGCAGGATGTTGTACCAAAAAAAGATTGCCCAAGGGGTTTTGTGTATGAATAACCTATGTTGGCAAAAGTCTAACAGTGCAAATATAGAAGTTGGAATTGTCTAGGAAAGGATGGAAGGAACTCCAAACACTTAAAGCTCAAGAGCAATGTAAGATATGCAGTGCCAACTAGCTTCTTGTTGGATAGAAGTGACCAAAACTGTTGGTGTGATAAATATAGCTTGATTAACATTGGTGAGGCCTTCATGAGGAACCAACCAAAAGAAAGCGTCAAACTCATTGTGGGACAGTTCAGCTTCCAAATGCACTTCAACAAGATGTTGCTTTTTGAGAATtagagaagttttttttttttttcatattctgATATATAAAGACCATAATTTGAGAGAATCCAGAATGGCAGGTCCTATGACTGGTGATCAAGGCAAGTTGAAATCTGTAATTTTAATTACTAACAAAGCTGCAAGGATAGTTTGAATTAAAATCATTCCATTGACCAATGGGTGCTTTGACTGTAGCTACATATGCTCCAATTAATCCTCTCAGAATGGATCCTACAAGAAACCCAGGGCCAAGACCCAAGTGTTGTAGATCCCTCACCAAGTTGGATAAACTACAGATAGGTTGTAAGGAACCACAGAAATATATTTAGGCCTCTGTGCTTATTCAACAAGCTTGATACAATAGCTAGGATTAATCTACACTAGATTACAGTGGAGTTTACCAAGCGATACTAGATTAACCTTGGATTCCTCCTAATGCTGAGTTGTGTGGTAGGGTAAGACTTTTCAGTTCTAGGAGACGAAACTTCTTTTGGCAAGTAGAACCTCCTTATGTAATCTTGTGCCTTGCTTTCTCACCTGATTGTGTAAGGATAGAGGTAATTCTGGAAACTCCATTCTACAAAAGGATAAACTGCAATGGGTGACAGCATCACTTGAGCGAGAGTAATCCTTCCTACAAAAGGAAAGGTGTTAGAACTTAGAAGTCCTCCTGCAAGTTTAGCATTGATTTTTCCCATTGTACATGTTATATGTTTTGTTGCTGATTGATTCAAAGGTCACCAAGCTGCTACttctccatgttgtttatagTTTTCAAGCCACTTGGTACATAATTTTTGTTTGACATCACCAGCTTTTCCACGCTGTTGCTTCAGAAGAAAGGTGAGATAATCCTTCTTGACACATGATGAAGATATATGGTAAAAGTGGGGATCCTTTATGGATGCCCCATGAATCATTGGAAGAGTTGGAGGGTTGTTTGGTTGAGCATTGTTGTTGACTGTTTATTAGGTAAAGATAGTTATGGTGTTTGCTCTAGTGTTGGTGGTAGTGTGTTATAGCTTCTCAATGACCAAACCAGATGGCTCGATACATTATTCTAATGTCAATTAGACTCACCAATACTCTTCCCATTCAGATGAACAATAAATAGATGGAACATATGAATATTGCTTCTTAGATGAACAACTGAATTGTTGTGTGACACTTTGGATTACATTTGAAATGGGGCTGATCTTGACACCAAGATGTTTCCTCAGCACTTGAGTTATGGCAGATTCTCAATCCTTGGATGCACTTCAAGAACAAAAAGTAGAAATCCTTTGTTTTGCCATTTAAATCAATGTCTCCACCAACTAACCTATGTTGTTCATAATTATAGTGTTCGAATCAAGACTCTTCTTGATATTGTTCTTAAATGTGAAAGTCCAATACAAGAAATAAGTCTTTGATTAAACAATAAGATGGGCAATGATATGAGATGGGCAATGATATGAGATGTGGCTTTAATACTTTCAATAAACTAATTGATCACGTAACTCTGGCTGTCATTTAGTATTTCATTAATTCAATGGAAATGATAAACTAATAGTATGTTGTTGATTGTAAAAGTGTGATTCTCTGATAACTTTATCATTGTTTATTAGGTTACTTGGGATGAGCCGGAGGTTTTCAAAAATGCCAGAAATGTTAGTCCATGGCAAGTTGAGTTGGTTTGTGTTAGTTCTCAGATAGATACTCCATTTCACCCTATGAAGAAATTGAAGGGAACAGAAAGTTCAGAATTTTTTCATCATCAACTCATTGGAATGCCCAGTTTTCAGATGACTGGATTGGATGGTAGAAACCAAAGACTCTTCAATTACCATTTATCTCCTCCTAGCATACAGGGAGCCAGGCAAGATGCAGTCAATGCATTAAATATATGCGACTGTATCAACCAACCTAACAAATTGTTAGTCAATGGTTTAGCATCACTTAAGAAAGATCTCTTCACAGATTTGGGTACTAATATCAGCACACATTCAGTTTCCTGTCCCCCTAGTGAGAATAGCACCCAAACTTCAGATGAAAAAATTAGTGAACCAGAAAATAGCACGGTCAAGTCTTCTACACAATCATTCCTGCTTTTTGGTAAAGTTATTCACTTGGGGCAGCCAAATAATGGTGATACTGTTGATGAACATCAGCTGTGGGCCATTTGATTCTGAAGGGATTCTTGTCGGGAGCTTTGTTAAGGTATTCCTTTGATGCATCCTCTGAATGGTTAAATTATTAATACTCTATTGCTAGTCTGAAATTGCTCATGTTTCTGTAAGACTAAGACAAGACTTGACATATATTGTATGCGAAATTAACAATAAACTTCATATATTTCATATTCATTATATATTATGATTGTAAAGCTGGAGCATGGATGTATCTAGTCATTggttgatttatttttattttccctcATAGCTTCTATTGTTTTGTCTAATTAGTTTGTTAAAATGTTCATCTAGTTCATTTAAACTAATTCATTCATGCCTGAAAGTTAAAAGCTAATTGCTGGTATAGTTGAATTTCTTGTATGGTTACCATGTTCTTTTTCATTGTTTAGTTCATAGTTCCATGATATCTTGAAACTATATTCATTGAATGAACATCTGATTTAAGACGATAAAGTGAATGAATTTTACTGGCCAAATGTGACCTGCAAATTAGATATTTTATTAGACATAGATCCGAATAAATTCTTCAGTTTTTTGAGTAGAAACAAAAGGCAATACGTAATTAGCCATACAAGTAGTGAACTGAGGTTTCAAAAATATAAGAAACCTAAATTTGAATTACTTAGCAGTATAATCTTGTCTGCAACCCAAAGTATTTTAGAGTAGGTTGATTCATCTGATAATTTAAACTAAACTCTGAAGGTTTCTTGTTAaatttttacaagagaaaaagatTTTTGTCAGAGATGGCATATGTTCTGTTCCACCATTCATTCGATAAACGTTAAACCAAAGTGACCACACAAATAGATGAATTCTCAGTCAACATTCTAGTTAACTAACTTGTTCGAAAGGGGATAATAGTGTTAAATACTACTTGTAGTAATTGAGGATTAGAGAACATGGCTATTAACCACAATATCTGGGTGTTGAATCCCTCCTCACCCGCAACCTTCCCTTTTGGGAAGGGCCTTTCCCTCTAGGGATAGAAAAATAATAATCAGGATAGCAATATAACTATTGATCTTGGGtgcattttttttggaaattgaaTGTCCTTTCCTTTTCATTTATGTGAAAGATTTGATCATTGCATATAGGAACAATGTCTGGAATCAACATATTTTTGCTCTACTCCCTGTAGGCTTGGGCAGAGTACCAGAGAAGTTATTAGTAGCATAATAAAAATGTGTTCCTTGTAATTGATATGTTTACTCATTGGTGTAATAAGTTAGAACTGTTATATAACACGAATTGCATTGTTACTGGAGTAAGTAGCTGATATTCTAACTGCAACAGATGACCTGAAATAAGATGTAAATCTAATTCTATTGGCCATATTGGCTAGCTGGGAATGCAGGAGTTGAATGACAGCTTTGAATTAACTGTGTCGAGAAAGGAGATTATCTTCCTACTCTTCTACTTTACTGTCTTCAATGCCAAAACAACTTCTTGATTGATCATAATTTCCTACTATCTTGAagtctaatttttcttcaaaatttttcttttttcaccATAGTTTTTCCATTATTGCAATATACAACATCCAGTAGACTTCAGCTTTATGTCTTATGTATCATTTTGTCATTCAACTATAGAAAACACTATTGTTTCTATCAACTGTAATCAGTCGTAATCTCGTCTCACACTTCTTGTCTTGTTTGATCTCTAATTGATGGGAGGCTGCAGGTCTGATATAATAAATACAACCTTCCTTATGCTTGAATCAGCACTCAGTGCCTACCTTTCTGTGCTATTGTTAATACAACCTTCCCTCAGGGTAGACATCTACTTTTCAATGCTATTTTCTACATCTTATCATGACTTGTATCCCTTGCAATGATCTCATCTTTTAGTTGACACACTTTCTGCTAATGACCATTACTACCCTCACTATTATTAGTCATCAAATTTTCTTGACATAGGAACATCTCTATATGGTCAACTTTGAAAGCCCGCTGCCATACTGTCTTTGTCTTCTCTCACAGTGTTTCTACATCGGCCTTTGCATTAAACATTCACACTGATCTGTTTTCCGATGGTCGATGACATGTAGTGGACTCTTCCTAGTCTCTCTACTACATCGACAACTGGGACACTGACATCAACTTGTTTCGTATTTAGCTTCTCATACTAAAGCATTGTCCACTATAACTCGTGGTTGCACTCTTTCATACTACTAGTCATGTTCCATCCGTCCACAAGTTATTGCAGAAATCCAATCTATGTGCCAAGTACATCCTTTGGGTTGAGGTGTTTGACCTAGCCTTAAGAAGAGTAATCCGGATCTCCTGCATTTTTGGTTTTGTTGTGGATAAGTCATTTCAATTAAATGTATTACTCGATCTCACATAGTACGGTAGTCTGCTGTCTGAGAATCTGCACTGtgtttatattttatattctttGAGCGCGTTATGTATTTATAAACTAAACGTAGCAACATCTTGAATTTTAAGAGAGTGTTAAGCAAAGAGATTATCCTCTTAATCTGCTAAAATTTCTGCAATTAACCTCCAAATATCTCAAGTATTTGCATGGTAATGTTCTTTGCTTTGCATTTCTTGTTCGTTCTTACTATGTAACCGCATGTATTTTGAGTTTTATCTGTGTATATCATTGAAACATCTAAAGAACATCATTTTCCTGACAAATTGTATTAACTCGTGTTAACATAGTAAAGCTACGTAGTGCCTTGCTGCATTGCCAATTTTAACTATTTGTTTGATTTCTATCTTCTTTTCAGGCTTCCACCGATGAGGATCGTGGGAAGGTTTATGTTTGAAGTGATCTCGCAGTACCCAGAAGGAATCATCTATGCATTATCCTTGTATTATTAACTGATATCTTATTTCTGCTGCTGTAGCTACGATAGTCACGCTTCGACATTTAAATTGTCTTTCAGTGTCGTGTTTGCATCAAACTGATTGTTTTATGTCGTTTTCTAGTATGTCGTTTTCTAGTTGGATATTGCGAACTCCACCGCTTGCCATGTAGAAATGGCAACATTAATTGACTGTGCCATGTGAGACGATAATTCTTTTAATTCCCGAGATATGAAATCAAGCATGCTGTATCGGTAAAGTAACTATTTATTGACCGGAATTAATTAGTTCTTTATCAGACAGCACAAACCTACTAAACCAAATTTGCCATAATTACGCCATGTGCACCCACCAAACGCCAGGAACCAACCATGCCAAGAAGCATGGTTTGATTCCACTCTACCGAACTCTTACGGCAGTAGTTAGAAGCAGAGGAGGACGACGGAGGCGGAGACCACGAAGCCGTAGGTGCACACGAGGAATCCGAAGTGCAAGGCCCAGCTGCGTCTGAACTTTCCCAGGTAGCTCTCCGGTGCTTCCTGATAGTGGACTTCCAAGTCTCCGGTTCGCACCGGCGGCGGTTCTGCTCCGGTCACCGCGGCTGACGTGAATCGCATCCTCAAGAGCTTGAGGCGGTCGGTGGCGAGTGCGAGGGTGAGCTTGTGGCAGCGGCGCTGGTACTTAAATCCGTTGACGCAGCGCAGGGTCTGGGCGACGGCCACGTAGTAGGCTAGGTGGGCGAGTGAGAGGAGTCCGATTGGGACCCATGAGTGCCGGCACCGGAGGCGGGCCGGCGGCGCCACCATCTGTGCCGTCAGCACCACCgctaggaagaggaagaagagctggAAGAGGCGCCACAACTCCTTCTTCTGCGCGTCTATCTCCCGCTTCTTCTCCATTATCTTCTCCAGATGGAGCTGCACGATGCTGTTCAACGTCTGGATCGCCGATTCCCTCGTCACCGCCATAGTTAGTTTACCGATCTGCTACCAGACTTGGACTCTCTCACCCTGCCAGCTCCACTGGGTTGTATTAAAGATTCATATgaccaattttaaaatttataacggACGATTCGTCTCGTGTTACAGAGTCCATCTTTGTCGTAACGCTGCTACAAACTACGAGTAGAATCATGGCATCCGCTAGATGAAGATCCACTGGCTTACAATTTTCATACGAATAAATTTCGTAcgtcaaataattaaaatttgtgGACCGCAATGTAAAGTGTGACCACTTGCGCACCACTCGCGATCTTTTCAGTTCGCTGGTCGCGAGCCCATACCTGCGTCGTCTTCTTCGTCTGTCTGTAGGGCGTCAGAGAGGTGCTGCGAGATGGGTGTAACCAAAGAAGAGGTAGAGGCCACCTTGAACTCCAGCCTCAAGCCTTCTCATCTCGTAAGCATTGATCCGAAAAagcttcttaattttttttttctcttattttctcgcGGATTTTTACGAACCCTAACGATCTTCTTTGCATCTTGTTATCATCAGTCGGTGATCGATACATCGGGAGGGTAAGCATCTCTGTATCGTccttttgattattatttttctccttttctttattGTGAAATGTTGGTGGTGATGAACGGGAAGGTGCGGTGCGAGCTTTGAGGTGGAGATCGTTTCGGAGCAGTTCGAGGGGAAGCGCCTGCTGGAGAGGCACCGCCTGGTGAACTCAGCGCTGGCGGAGCAGATGAAGCAGATTCATGCCCTCTCTATCAAGAAGGCCCTCACCCCGGCCCAGTGGAACCCTAGCCCTGCCCCAACCGAGTAAAAGTAGGAAAAAC includes these proteins:
- the LOC122020831 gene encoding auxin response factor 17-like, with protein sequence MAADEVDPAVWKACAGTAPRVPAVGSRVYYFPHGHAEQAASPPDVLEAIPSMILCCVTAVHLLADHDTDEVFARIQLDPCFHLLFSQAPKEGLPSSQEEDGVFLSFSKILTASDANNGGGFSVPRFCAETLLPPLDYEKRPPSQTIYVRDLHGNSWSFRHIYRGTPRRHLLTTGWSTFVNEKRLVTGDSVVFMKKLSGQLLVGIRRTSQSRGTTEYSPYNPKATSWKIEKHTAEKVLPKNARGEVLASSVAEIGRLAGRGMPFEVLYYPKSGYPNFVVAAEAVDTAIKLHWTIGSRVKMSVESEDSARMTWFQGTISKVTQGSPWRMLQVTWDEPEVFKNARNVSPWQVELVCVSSQIDTPFHPMKKLKGTESSEFFHHQLIGMPSFQMTGLDGRNQRLFNYHLSPPSIQGARQDAVNALNICDCINQPNKLLVNGLASLKKDLFTDLGTNISTHSVSCPPSENSTQTSDEKISEPENSTVKSSTQSFLLFGKVIHLGQPNNGDTVDEHQLWAI
- the LOC122020841 gene encoding uncharacterized protein LOC122020841 is translated as MAVTRESAIQTLNSIVQLHLEKIMEKKREIDAQKKELWRLFQLFFLFLAVVLTAQMVAPPARLRCRHSWVPIGLLSLAHLAYYVAVAQTLRCVNGFKYQRRCHKLTLALATDRLKLLRMRFTSAAVTGAEPPPVRTGDLEVHYQEAPESYLGKFRRSWALHFGFLVCTYGFVVSASVVLLCF
- the LOC122020852 gene encoding protein BOLA2-like; protein product: MGVTKEEVEATLNSSLKPSHLSVIDTSGGCGASFEVEIVSEQFEGKRLLERHRLVNSALAEQMKQIHALSIKKALTPAQWNPSPAPTE